The Peromyscus leucopus breed LL Stock chromosome 4, UCI_PerLeu_2.1, whole genome shotgun sequence genome segment GTATCCCCAAGGCATGCTCCTCGATAGTTAAATTTACTCCGGAATGGGGGTGTTTTGTTTATCTAGCTCTACAGCGTTATAAACTCCTAAGTGCGTATTTCTGCCACATAAATACCGTGCCTTCCGAGGCAACCTGGTTAAGGGTAGTGTGGTTAGGGAAGGGGCTCGGTGTTCTTGGGGGACCGCCAGGTCTGACTCAACCTTCAGGGCACCCGCCTGTTGGTGCGCGGGGCCCTGCCACGCTCCCTTTGTGAGCAGACGCGGTGAGCGGTGAGCGCGGGATTCAGAGCTGTCAGCGTTTGGAGCAGAATGAAGGATGTCACCGAGACCCGCCGCCACACAGCACCTGCCTCGCTGGTCACGACGATCTCCCCGGCCAGATCTCCCGCGGCTGAGAAACTAAGGAACTGACCGCGTCCAAGAAGAGCACGTTCCCACCGAAACCAGTGCGAGCCAACCGCTGAAGGGAAAGCgcaacctccttttttttttaggaaaccAATCAGAGGCTAAAATGGCCTAGACGGACGGCCCTGGGAACCAATGAGAAACAGAGACCGCTCTCCGCGTGCTTGGGCACGAGAGCAAGTTTCTTAAAAGGCACCACCAGGCAAAGGCCCCCGGTCTCGGCTGGGCACGGAGACGGGTACCGAGCGCCAGGCGAGCAGGACGGGAGCGAGGCCGGCTCGCGCCCCAGCCCCGCACGCGCCGCGGCCGGGCCACGCTCCCGGGAGCCGACCGCGGCGCGGGAGGAGGACGCGCTGCGCGCCGACGTCACGCGCCGCGCCCCGCCCCCCCGGACGCTTTATAGCGTAGgccggcgcgcgcgcgcgcaccatTGTGTGGCTGACTCGGCCGCCGCTGCGGTGTGAGGCGCGTGTTCGGGCCTTCGCCGTCCCCGCACCCGCACCCGCACCGCAGCCCTGCCCCGCGGCCCGCCGCACCTCAGCCAGCCCCCGGGAGCCCCACCCGCCACGGCCATGCCGCGCGTCTACATAGGACGCCTGAGCTACAACGTCCGCGAGAAGGACATCCAGCGCTTTTTCAGCGGCTACGGCCGCCTCCTCGAGATCGACCTCAAAAATGGGTGAGTCGGGTCTGGGGGTCCGCGCCCCGCGGCGGAGGGAAGCCCCCCCAAGGACCGAGCCGACCAAGGCCGCGGCGCCGCGTGGCAGGGCCTCCAAAATGGCGGCGGCGCCTCGAGCGCGCGcgggtcggggtggggggggaggccGCGGGAGCGCGCGGCGCCGGCTAACGACACGCCCGCCGCCGGTGCGCGGCCCGCGCTCCGCCCCTCCTCAGGTACGGCTTCGTGGAGTTCGAGGACTCCCGCGACGCCGACGACGCCGTTTACGAGCTGAACAGCAAGGAACTGTGCGGCGAGCGCGTGATCGTAGAGCACGCCCGGGGCCCGCGCCGCGACCGCGACGGCTACAGCTACGGAAGCCGCAGTGAGTTCTACCCCCGCGCGCTCCGCGTCCTGGGTACCGGGAGCGGGCGGCGGGTGCAGtcgcggggtggggggggcgggggcaggtgCAGGGTGGGACCTCCCCAACCCGGGCAGGCGCGGAGGCAGGGGGTCGTTGGCCCTGGGTCTTCCCGGGGCCCCTCTTCCCTCCACGCATGCTCGGGTAGCCATGGGACACCGGAGCGCGGGGATTGGGTCGGGTGGCTAAGTTTGGAAGGGGTGGCTTCAATTGGCCCTCGTTGGCACTGACGTGGGTTCTGCCCGCATTGAAAGCGAGGGTTGCTTGTATTTGTAGTTTTCCCCCTTGCTTATCTGTCAGTGCTTTAGCTAGCGTGGAGGAAGTTTTCGAGGAaagctggggtggaggtggggcagggggcggggagaggggcgGAGCCTGAAGCATAAGTCTTAGGTGGGAGACTTGGCGAGGGccaaagaaaatgccattttAAACTAATGTGGTAGAGCACCACAAAGTAAATGTAAATAAGCTTTATGCTGCATTTGAATTAGTTGGGGCATGTTActgggagggggttggggggatTTTGGTTATGTGAAATGTTTATTGTTGAAATTGTTGCATGTTGAATTCAAACTTTTTAACAAGTCCTTGATGTTTCAATTTAAAAGTGACCAATGGGGCTGAGGCTGTGTCCACTGAGGCTAAGATGACTGCCTTTCCTGATTGGCCTTGGCTTTTCCATACATTGTGTGACCCTTGCCCTATGACCCTTTGGCTGACCTTACCGGAAGCCATGACGACAGCAGCCTTTTGCCATTAGACGCAGGGTGATGGTGAGGATTCCAAGGGTTAGACAAAACTGGTTAATCTGAACTAGGTGACTGTTACCTTGCGTGTTTTGTGGCcaaaccaccaccaaaaaccTCACACTGTGATGTAAGTACTTAGTGTAACTAGTAAACATTTTTGTAAAATGTAGAAATGCATGTAATCAGttaagttttatattttacaatgttCTGTAAAATAAAACTTAGCGAGGTAAATTGAATAAAGGAGCAGTCACTCTCTAACAGATTGTAGGAGAGGGTTAGTTGGATTTAGTCTATTTGACTTGCCCTTAATTTAATTTGTGGCAAATCACAAATGTATCGAGGGTTTAGCAGTATAATAGCAAAGTCCTACTCCAGTAATAAACGTTGCTATGTTTGTACTAACTTTCAAAAACATGTGTACCTGTCATTGCAATGCATCTAATTACTCCCTCCGTGTGATAAAGGTGGTGGAGGTGGATACAGCAGTCGGAGAACTTCTGGCAGAGACAAATATGGACCACCTGTTCGTACAGAATACAGGCTTATTGTAGAAAATCTTTCTAGTCGCTGCAGTTGGCAGGACTTAAAGGTATGGCCTGGGTTTAAATGACAGTGGGCAGTCATTTCCTTAAGAGTTAGTGCTACATAGATGTGCTTTAGATTCCTGGGGCTTATCAGTCTTACTGTTTTAGGATTTCATGCGGCAAGCAGGAGAGGTGACTTATGCAGATGCCCACAAAGAACGCACAAATGAGGGTGTAATTGAATTTAGATCCTACTCCGACATGAAGCGTGCTTTGGATAAACTGGATGGCACAGAAATAAATGGCAGAAATATTAGGCTTATTGAAGATAAGCCACGAACAAGCCATAGGCGCTCTTACTCTGGAAGTAGATCCAGGTAACATGAGATGCTGGGGCGGCTTGTAGTTTTCATTGTTGCTTAATTGAACTTGCAGCTTTTCTTGGTTGTAGTAAGCAGATACTTCAGCCACAGCTGAGTAGTACAAATGCATTCTTAAAGAGATTAAAATGTCACTGTCTCTTGTGTGTAGATCACGGTCTAGAAGACGGTCACGGAGTAGGAGTCGCAGGAGTAGCCGCAGTAGATCTCGAAGTATCTCAAAAAGTCGCTCCCGGTAAATAATGTGGTGTTGGGTCTCTTAATTTTACCTGTTGGTGGAGTACATATGTTTTCTGACAAGATACTGAAAGAAATCTGGCTTTTCTTACACAGATCTAGGTCGCGGAGCAAAGGTCGATCCCGGTCCCGCTCAAAAGGCAGGAAATCCAGATCAAAGAGCAAATCTAAGCCCAAGTCTGATCGGGGTTCCCATTCACACTCAAGAAGCAGATCTAAGGATGAGTATGGGAAGTCCCGAAGTAGGTCACGTTCTCGGTCCcccaaagaaaatggaaaaggcgATATAAAGTCAAAATCCAGATCCCGAAGCCAGTCTCGATCCCATTCACCTCAGCCTGCTCCACCTTCAAAGGCTCGTTCCATGTCCCCTCCGCCAAAAAGAGCTTCCAGGTCCCGTTCTAGATCTCGTTCAAGGTCCAGATCAAGTTCCAGAGATTAACCCTGAACTCTATGTTCTTTGCACACTATAACGGAACACTTTCCTACTTGCTTAGGCAGTTACTCTTCCGAGTTTGTACTTGGCCTCTTCTTCAAGAGGATGTCCTGAAAGGGGAACACAGGAATTTAATTTGTGGCCAAATTTAATGAGAAACAGATGAGGTTCTAAAATGGTGGTATGACGCCCTCTCCCTTCTTTGTAGAATTAagataattttgattttatagccTTTGAGCCTAAAATAACTTTTGTAAAGATTAAgctcatttagattttttttttttttaatattgcagCAGAATCTGCTgcagggttctgttttgtttgcttatttttaaattaactgttTGAAGCTTTGGATACTGCAGGCTTTAGAGGGAGAACCCAATTTTTCAATTATGTTGGCTTTTTATGAAGCTCGTTAAATAAAAGTTTGCTACCAAGATGATTGCCTTATTGAATAGGTCACTATTAGGACCCTGTAAGTGTTGATACCTGCCATTTCTGGAGAGAGTGTAAATTCCACTGAAGTGTAAAACAAGGCAAGCCTCAGACCAGCAATAAATTCATCAGTTCGGATAACCTTATTTTGTGCTGTTAATCAAATCTACCAAAGTTTTTTTATCTGCCCCATTGATTAGTTGAGTTAAAAGTAAAAGGGACTTTGTAGTTAGTGTCACAAGATTTTGTCTAATTAAtaggtttttaaataaatgaaactaaagGATTACAATTTGAACTCAAGAAGTAGGTCCTAGTACTTGGGATCTTGTTATCCTGTGTTCTGGAAGTGGTCATCGTGATTAGTGTTAGTGTATATGGTTTGGTGGTCTTTAATGTTTGGAAAACAGAAGTAGCCTTTCTTTGATTAGAAATTTAGTTATCTTATTCAAAGTGGAAAAGCGCATATGCTGCATTTCTGCTGAAAAGTGATTATATTTTAACAGGTGCTTAGCAGACTATTTGATAAGATATTTGCTGGTTAAAATTCTTTCCAACAATCAGTCCTCACCGTATTGGTGGAGCATTTGTGGTTGGTTTGAAAAAACAGTGACATGGATAAGCTAAAATGCTTTGTACTTTGTAAAGTATAATGAATACTGTGGAAACCAAGTTAAAATGAATAGTGCAAACTTGTAGGAATAACTGGATTCACAGTTTCCATGCATCCAAATGCCCAGTTAAGACTGCAATCCATAAGTGAATTACCTTACAACCCTTTCATTGTTTGgacattttaaagtcatttcaTCCTAAATACTTAACCTCAGTCTTTAGTCAAGGTGTAGATGAATTGGCTAAGGTTTAATACCTTCCTCGGCTGTTGCTACATAACCTAGCAAAGGTTGGGTTATAATAAAACATAGTGTTGTAGGGATGGTGTGTGGGACTAAATAATCAGAAGACATGGCAATAAAATGAGGCTGAGTGGAAAAAATGGATATTCAAGGACCTAGATAGGTGTTAGTAGCTGGGAATACTTGGCAACAGGGAAAGGAGAATGTTTTCAAGAAATGTCTTTCTGTTACAGAATCTTAGAGATTTAACTTTAGGATGTAGTGTCAAATAAAGCTGCTGCTTCAGTCAGTCATCTTTCCTTTGATGCTTTGTTTAGATAAGTTTAtaagaaatgggtttatttttcCAGTGTACATTTCAGAAGTTAAAATTGTTTCTGGTTGTAGTTTACTATTTTGCCTGTTCAGAGACAGAAGTGATGGCTCTTTAAGAATTGGGTTTGACCAAAGTTCTTTGTTTTCagggaaaaatataataaaagctttCTGAGCCACAGCCTTCTAAGGAGGAAAGGCTATCAGTAAAATTTGACTCTTCTGACTGCACGCATCTTCAGCTGGGCTTGCCGTCTGTTAATGTAGTACATGATGGAGGCATTTGACTATTTCTAGCTGCCCCAATAAGTAATATAACGTATAGGTAAATGCCAATGCCTGTATAATTTTCCTAGTGGGGGCAAAGGCTGTTTTATTAAAACTCTAGGCCTATTTCATATCTGTAGACCCTAGTTATTAAATGCACTAAACAAACCACTGCATTTCAAGCGTTGGCCTTAGCAGAATTGACTGACTTAAAATGTTTAGTTCCTTACTGACTAGTGAATTCTGTTCCCTGCCAACTAATGCGCAGAATCTAAGAGTCCCATCTTGCACACATTGGTTGATGCCCTGGGTGGAGTATCAGCAGCACCAACTGATAAAAAAGAGCACAAGAGAAGTGGGGAACATCTTGAGTCCAGTTGGACGTGATAGCGTTTCTTGATATGCCACAGTGCCTTTATGGCCAGTTTGAGTCCTGCCTACTTCGGTCTTTATGTTCCCACTCCTCCTGTGTTGACATTGCTTTCATCttggatattctttttttctactttgttaaCCTATTTTATgcatactcaataaaatgcttaCCAAGGGAAAGACTTGTTCTGAATTTATTGTGTTGTCCCTTGGCACAAAGTACTTGGCCCGTAGTTTTTTTGAATTGTAGTTAGCATTGGCTAGCCATTGATGTATGTTCTTGTTTTAGCTCTAGAAAGCAGGGCTTGGGGACCGACAGTAGATGGTTTGTTCTGTGTTCCTAATAACTTGcttcattttcatgtgtttacTCTTGTCCATTTTTTCTTGTGGTTGATATTTTTCAATACCGTTTCTCAAGTTAGGAAGTTTAAAATACCTTGCAAATCCTTAACCTATGTCCTTAATCCTGGGCACTCTAGACTTTCCTTCAATACCATTGCGCTCCTATTGCTTAATCTTGTTCTTAAAAGCTTCACCTGTGGTTGATCTGATTTCAGATACATGGTGGGAACCTAGTGTGGagcttcattttcttgtttttaataataatataggGCTGTAAGTATAGTTCAGGATGAGCgtttaattttagtatgtgtaGTGCCCTGCATTCAGTTCTCATTACACAAGCAGCTCTCTCACATATACACAGGGACTGATTGTAGTGTGGTACTCACTCTTAATCTTAATTAAtcttagaatataaaataattttgtgagtCCAGTTACTAAGGTAAGGCACTACTTAAAGTATCTTTTGTTAGGCTGGTCTCTCAGactatagctaaggatgactttggacTTGTGATCTTCAGGCAGTGTCAATGGCATGTACTATCACACTTGTACATGTGCGTGTCGCTTTTTTCTTGACACAATGCATTTagggctggcctccaactcagcaATCCTACCACCTCGGACTctttgagtactgggattataggcatgagccaccacaccacaTCTGTCTTAAAACAGTTTGTTCACACCTTGAGTAATACATAACTTGATTTTACACAATATGTGGCAATGAGTTATAATGAATATTCTGTTGAATGTACAGCATACATTCCtcaaaattgaaattttatttcgTGTAACATGAATTACAACACATTCACAAGGCTACTTCAAGCTTATGTATTTTCAGTCCGTGACTGTATCTTGAATAGGAAGtatatttataaattcctaaCCACAGTAAATGTACCAGTTTGCTAAAAGGGTGGCTTAATACAGTTGTCTTCCAGTTCCTAAATAAATAGCTTTTGTAGGTAGACCTGACTCTTAGTAACTCACAGGCTTCTATTGCATTTAGTAAAGTGATTGACACTGGTTTGACCGGAAAGGAATTTCAattccaaaataaaatgtaaacaaaggtAATGCAGCAAAATCCCCCTATGATTCCTTGGAGAAAGCAGGACATGCtagtatttttggttttttgagacagggtttctctgtagctttgcgcctttcctggagctcacttggtagcccaggctggccttgaactcacagagatccgcctggctctgcctcccaagtgctgggattaaaggcgtgcaccaccaacgcccggcaatgcTAGTGTTATACTTCTTTGGAGATGCTTCTTGACAGTCTGAGTAATAGATCATACATAGAGTAATATCCCAGGGCACTGATTACAGTGCACTAGTCCTCAGCCAACAAAACCCCCAACCATTTTTAGGTCACTATATATAATAACCATTAGGCCATTATTTGGGAAATGACAATCTGCAAGAGGAAGTTTTGAAGGGTTAAGAGTATACAAAGCACAGTTGGTAAATGTAGCAAATCCATTTTGTTCATTCATGAATGGCCTTTGTGTACTAAATATGTGTTGAATTCATGTTTTAAGACAGTGCTCTGACCTaggtggtctcaaactcacaacagTCTTGCCTCGGcctgagagctaggattataggcatgtgccatgacaCTTGATATTGCTATTACTTTTATAGTGAATTTAAAATACTAGTAAGAATAGTGGGATGAGCTACCACCCACTTAAGCTTTAACAGTATATACCTGTGCACTTCCAATTTTGAAGGTAACCCTAGGCAtttaataatggtaataatataGTACATAATTTTAGAGGGCATCTAAAATGTGGCAAAAGCCTGTAATCCAACACAAGATGATTTTTGAGATCACAGTGAACCTGGGCTAAAGAGGTAAGATTGTCCCAAAAAGGATGGGTTTCTAAATCCATTTTCCCATTGCTCCACCTTGATTGAAGAAGCTGGGTCACTGTATATTTTCCTAATCTTGGTTTTGCTCTAGTTAAGTATATTCTGTGCCTTGCATTTGCTGTAAATGGATAGGTTTTAGATTGTTACTTTTCACAGATGTTTACCTaaaccaccaactggggacttgTTTGAAATGCAGCTTCTcaggtcccccaccccaccctcagacACATTGACCCAGAAATAACTGGGTGGAATCCAGCCTTACATGTCCCAATAAGCTCTCAAGTGGTTCTAATGTGGAATTTTGAAAAGGGTGT includes the following:
- the Srsf6 gene encoding serine/arginine-rich splicing factor 6 — its product is MPRVYIGRLSYNVREKDIQRFFSGYGRLLEIDLKNGYGFVEFEDSRDADDAVYELNSKELCGERVIVEHARGPRRDRDGYSYGSRSGGGGYSSRRTSGRDKYGPPVRTEYRLIVENLSSRCSWQDLKDFMRQAGEVTYADAHKERTNEGVIEFRSYSDMKRALDKLDGTEINGRNIRLIEDKPRTSHRRSYSGSRSRSRSRRRSRSRSRRSSRSRSRSISKSRSRSRSRSKGRSRSRSKGRKSRSKSKSKPKSDRGSHSHSRSRSKDEYGKSRSRSRSRSPKENGKGDIKSKSRSRSQSRSHSPQPAPPSKARSMSPPPKRASRSRSRSRSRSRSSSRD